The proteins below come from a single Drosophila kikkawai strain 14028-0561.14 chromosome 3R, DkikHiC1v2, whole genome shotgun sequence genomic window:
- the Orct gene encoding organic cation transporter protein, translating into MGYDDVITHLGEFGRYQKRIYYLLCLPAIVCAFHKLAGVFLLAKPDFRCALPFENEESRYELPPHQWNLSYPQGDYCSYYDVEYSEEYLNGSIPRSSNQTRSCSRYVYDQSKYLNSAVTEWNMVCNRSLLSATSDSLFMLGVLLGSFIFGQMSDKLGRKPTFFASLVIQLIFGVLAAVSPEYFSYTISRMIVGATTSGVFLVAYVIALEMVGSSYRLFAGVAMQMFFSVGFMLTAGFAYFIHDWRWLQIALTLPGLLFICYYWIIPESARWLLLKGRKDEAFVIIKKAAKENRVEIPSEIYEQLVDEVAEKKKQDELTASQPAATVFDLLRYPNLRRKTLLIFFDWFVNSGVYYGLSWNTNNLGGNQLINFMISGAVEIPGYVLLLFTLNRWGRRSILCGTMMVAGVSLLATIFVPSDMNWLIIACAMIGKLAITSSYGTIYIFSAEQFPTVVRNVGLGASSMVARVGGILAPYLKLLGEIWRPLPLIICGALSLTAGLMSLLLPETLNKPMPETIEDGENFGKKTAPEDSAEEGESATQELRGMLDVKLG; encoded by the coding sequence ATGGGCTACGACGACGTCATCACCCACCTGGGGGAGTTTGGTCGCTACCAGAAGCGCATCTACTACCTTCTCTGCCTGCCGGCCATTGTCTGCGCCTTCCACAAGCTGGCCGGAGTGTTCCTGCTGGCTAAGCCTGACTTCCGCTGCGCCCTGCCCTTCGAAAATGAGGAAAGTCGGTACGAGCTGCCGCCGCACCAGTGGAATTTGTCGTATCCGCAGGGAGATTATTGCTCCTACTACGATGTGGAGTACTCAGAGGAGTACCTGAACGGCAGCATTCCGCGGAGCAGTAACCAGACCAGGAGCTGTTCCCGCTACGTCTACGACCAGAGCAAGTACCTCAATAGTGCGGTCACCGAGTGGAATATGGTGTGCAACCGGAGTCTGTTAAGCGCCACCAGCGACTCGCTTTTCATGCTGGGCGTGCTCCTTGGGAGCTTCATCTTTGGCCAGATGTCCGATAAGCTGGGACGCAAGCCCACCTTCTTCGCCTCGCTGGTGATTCAGCTGATCTTTGGCGTGCTGGCTGCTGTCTCTCCTGAGTACTTCAGCTACACCATATCCCGGATGATTGTGGGAGCCACCACCTCGGGTGTCTTCCTGGTGGCCTACGTGATCGCCTTGGAAATGGTGGGCTCCTCGTACCGCCTCTTTGCCGGCGTGGCAATGCAGATGTTTTTCTCCGTGGGCTTCATGCTGACTGCTGGCTTCGCCTACTTTATCCACGACTGGCGCTGGCTGCAGATCGCTCTGACTTTGCCAGGGCTCCTCTTCATCTGCTACTACTGGATCATTCCGGAGTCTGCCCGCTGGCTGCTACTAAAGGGTCGCAAAGATGAGGCATTCGTGATCATCAAAAAGGCAGCCAAGGAGAACCGGGTCGAGATACCCAGCGAGATCTATGAGCAGCTGGTGGACGAGGTGGCCGAGAAGAAGAAACAAGATGAACTGACAGCTTCCCAACCGGCGGCAACGGTGTTTGATCTCCTCCGATACCCCAATCTTCGCCGGAAGACCCTGCTGATCTTCTTCGATTGGTTCGTAAACAGCGGCGTCTACTACGGCCTCTCGTGGAACACCAACAACCTGGGGGGAAACCAACTCATTAACTTCATGATCTCCGGTGCCGTGGAGATTCCCGGCTACGTGCTGCTCCTCTTCACCCTCAACCGCTGGGGTCGCCGCTCGATCTTGTGCGGTACCATGATGGTGGCCGGTGTTAGTCTGCTGGCCACCATCTTTGTGCCCAGCGACATGAACTGGCTGATCATTGCCTGCGCCATGATAGGCAAGCTGGCCATCACCTCCTCCTACGGAACCATATACATATTCTCGGCGGAGCAGTTTCCGACAGTGGTGCGTAATGTGGGTCTGGGCGCCTCGTCCATGGTGGCCCGTGTGGGCGGCATCCTGGCGCCCTACCTCAAGCTGCTGGGCGAGATCTGGCGACCTCTTCCCCTAATCATCTGCGGTGCTTTGTCCCTCACCGCCGGACTGATGTCCCTGCTGCTGCCGGAGACCCTGAACAAGCCTAT